One Maribacter sp. HTCC2170 genomic window, CAACATATCGAAAAGCTCCGGCCTTTGATTCTTCTCATCCCATTGTCCAAAATCATCCCGCACTGAAAACACGCGTTCCTTGGCTCTGGCCTTTTCTTCATCACGCCGTGCTCCACCAATGCAAGCATCAAACTTGAACTCTTCAATAGCATCTAAAAGGGTGGTTGTTTGTAAAGAATTTCTGCTCGAATATCGCCCAGATTCTTCTTTAACCTTTCCTTGGTCTATAGAATCCTGAACATTCCTCACAATTAATTCCAACCCTAATTCTTCAACCAATCTATCCCTAAATTCGATTGTCTCTGGAAAGTTATGTCCAGTATCAATGTGCATTAATGGAAAGGGAATCTTTGCTGGATAAAAAGCTTTTTGAGCCAATCTTACCAAAGTTATTGAGTCTTTTCCTCCTGAAAACAATAAAACCGGCTTTTCAAATTGGGCGGCTACCTCTCTCATTATATAAATCGCCTCGTTTTCTAGCGCGTTAATATTTGAAGTATCTTTCATTTATGCTGTACTTAATCAATGTTATTATATATGTAAACCACATTCGCGATTTTCAAGAACCTTAGTTGGGTCAAAATATTTGTGCTCATTGGGTAAACTTCTTTTTTTAAGATATGAGTCCAGTTGCCCATCGCTCCAATGGTAAAAAGGACTCACCTTTAAAACTCCATCTTTGCTTAAACTCAAAATATCAAGTGAATCGCGATGTGCAGTCTGACCCTTTCTCAAGTTCGTAAACCAAACGTCAGGTTTAATCTCTTCCATTGCCCTTCTAAAAGGTTCCAACTTCACTTGCTCAGTGAACTCGCCATGTTTTGGGTCATCAATTCCTGGCATACCAAGTACAATATCTCTATGGGAAGATGTCTGTCTAGGCACATACAACTTTACATTTAGTCCTAAAATCTCGATAAGCTCTTCAGCATGCCTATATGTTTGGGGGGTGTTATAACCAGTATCACACCAAACAACAGGAATATTTTTCCTCACCTGGGTAACTGCATTTAATATAGCTACTTCGTATGGCCTAAAATTGGTGGTTACAACAGCATTCTTAGCGTACTTCACAGCCCAAGAAATGATTTCCTCTGGTGGTATACCCTTGAATTGAATATTCAGCTTTTTAATCTGATGTTCCGAAAATTCCATTTGAATTGATTTTAAAATTTCTATTTGCTATTTGCTATTTGCCCCAGTTAACCAGGTTCCATAAGCGTTCGTGAAAAAAATACAGCACCATTTTAGTCAAAAAATCTATTGATGCAATAGAAGCTGCCAAAGCAATCTTTCCCGTAAGTATGTACGAAATAAGAAGGGTATCCAAAGTGCCGACAACTCTCCAACTGAATGCTTTGGCAATACTACGAATGGGTTTTTCAGATTTCCTGTCCTTTTGAAAATCGGTCTTCTCCTTTTTATTTAAAATCAATTGGTCTGCAATCATGACTATATTTTCTTTTATCCTATGGATTTAATAGAGTATGCAAAAATAGAATTATAATTAATACCTAGACGTTAAATATTATTAAATATTAAATTTACCCTATTGATTTAGTAGATTTATAACAAACTGACCCTATGATTGAAGAATAATCAATTAGTTACTTTGTTTTTTGAATATTAGGAAGAGTATGAGAAATTCAGTGGGAAATTCGTGGTTATACCCCTATTTAATCAAATCAGCAAGGGTATTGTTCCGATAGATTTCCAAGGCGCTATCCCTTACTTGAAGCATTAATTTATGAACCGAGCACGTTTTCTCATCTGGACAATCTTCACACCTTTCATAAAAATTAAGACTAACACAAGGTACCATTGCTATAGGACCCTCAAGAATTCGCATGACATCGGTCATAAGAATATCTTTAGGCTCCTTAATTAGGTAATAACCACCCCCTTTTCCTTTCTTTGAACCAAGAATTCCCGTTTTTCGAAGACTTAACAAGATACTCTCCAAAAACTTTTGGGAAATATTTTCGTTCCTAGCAATTTCAGCAATTTGCACAGGTTGTCTATTTTCCTGTGAGGCAAGAAAAGTTAAAGCCTTTAGGCCATATTTGGTCTTTTTGGATAGCATTTAACGAAGATAGAAAAATTTAATATTTTCATATGAATCCAAACAACATTAAAACTGTTTAACTTAATGCTTGCTCAATATCGCCAATAATATCCTCAATATGTTCCAAGCCAACTGATATTCTAACAGAGCCATCAGTAATCCCAACAGATTGCCTTTCTTCAGCTGAAAGCTTGCTATGTGTTGTCGATGCTGGGTGAGTCACAATACTCCTCGAATCACCTAAATTGGCTGACAAGGACAATAGTTTTATCGAATCGAAAAACTTCCTCCCAGCCTCAAGTCCGCCTTTAACTTCGAAAGCAACAACACAGCCACCAGCTTTCATCTGCCTTTTAGCAATTTCATACTTAGGATGCGACTTTAAAAAAGGATATTTCACCCAGGTTATTTTGTCATGCTGCTCCAGATATTCTGCTAATTTCATTGCATTTTCGCAATGCCTGTCAACCCGGATTGCCAAAGTCTCCAAACTCTTGGATAAAACCCAAGCATTAAAAGGTGATAATGCTGGACCAGTTATTCGAGAAAAACGATAAATCTTGTCAACCAATTCTTTGCTCCCAACTGTAATGCCTGCCAAAACCCTTCCTTGTCCGTCCATAAGTTTAGTGCCAGAGTGAATTACTAAATCTGCACCAAACTTTATGGGTTGCTGCAAATATGGCGATGCAAAGCAATTATCAATAATCAAAATAAGATTATGTTTCTTCGCAATTCTTCCTAGAGCCTCCAAATCAAGTATATCAACTCCTGGATTGGTTGGGGATTCAGCATATATAACCTTTGTCTGGGGTGTTACCATTTTATCAATGGTTTCGAGTTCATCTATCTTAAAAAAGCTATGGGTAATATTCCATTTAGGAAAAAAATTGGTAAACAAACTATGTGTTGAACCAAAAACGCTTCTTGCAGATAATATATGATCCCCACTGCTCAACAAAGCAGCAAATGTTGAAAAAACAGCTGCCATACCAGAAGCAAATGCAAAACCGTCCTCAGCACCTTCCATCTTACATACCTTATCAATAAATTCTGAAGAATTCGGGTTTGAATATCTTGAATAAATATTACGTTCTTTTTCCTCGGCGAAAGACGCTCGCATATCCTCAGCATCTTCAAAGACAAAACTAGAAGTCAAGTACATGGGACTAGAATGCTCCAAATATTGTGACCGCTCTAATTGTGTGCGAATTGCTTCCGTTTCAAATTTTTTACTCTTTCCCATAACTATCCTTTTTCAGCAATACGAAGAATATCCCCAAAAACACCTCTTGCCGTAACAGCCGCACCTGCTCCTGCACCTTGAATTACCAATGGGTGCTCACCATATGACTCAGTATAAATTTCTATAATTGAATCTGAACCTTTTACTTGACCCAGAGCACTTTCTTTTGGCACCGAAATCAATTTTACATCCAATTTACCTTTCTCTTTTCTAAGATCACCATGCAAATCACCCACATATCGCAATACATGACCAGGTTTTTGGTTCTTTTTTAATTGATTGAACTTTTCGTCCAACACTTCTAAATTACCCATAAATTCGTCCACAGTGACATCTTGAAGTATCGTTGGAATCAAATTCTGAATTTTAATATCGAAAAACTCATTACTTAATTCCAACTCCCTTGCCAAGATCAATAATTTACGACCGACATCATTCCCTGATAAATCCTCCCTAGGATCGGGCTCGGTAAACCCTTTATTCATAGCATCCTTAAGAATCGCTGAAAAAGAAGTGTTGACCTCAGAGAACGTATTAAATATATAGCTTAAAGACCCTGAAAACACACCTTTGATCCTCGTAATATTCTCTCCGGACAAATGAAGTAATTTTATTGTATCTATAAGTGGCAACCCCGCCCCAACATTAGTTTCATAGAGGTATTGTTTTTGGTTTTTGACTAATTCATCCCTCAACAATTGATAATAATCAAAACCTAAAGTGTTGGCTATCTTATTGGATGAGACCAAATCAAACCCATTTTCAACAAACTCAAAATAGTTGGCAACAAACTCTTCGCTCGCCGTATTATCAACAGCTATCAAATTTTCAAAATGATGTTTCTTGGCATATGCAAAAACATCTGTCAATTCATAAGCAACACCTTTTTCCTTTATTGTTTTTTTCCAGTTTTTTGGAATTCCTTTTTCATTGAATAGTACTTTCTTAGAATTTGCCACTGCAAAAACGTTTAAATCTATTCCTTTACGTTTTTCAATTGTCTTAGCCGATTTCAAGATTTGATCAACCAATGTACCGCCTACATTGCCGTGCCCAAAAATTACAACATTGACTTTTTTACTTATGCCGAAAATCTGACCGTGCATTACATTCAAAGCCTTGTGCAAATCTGATTTATTGACCACCAAACTCACGTTCTTTCCTGTAACCGTATTATTGAAAAGCAAGGGAACAATCTGATTTTGGATCAATGAATTATAGGGTTTATGGAAAGTACTTAAATCCTGACCCACAATTGAAATTACCGATACATCATCGACCACAGTTATCCTATTGATATCCTTTGATTGAAAATCATGGGCAAATTCCCTTTGGAGTGCGATTTTTGCCTTTTGCGCACTATCTGCATTAACCACCAACCCTATTCCTCGTTCAGAAGAACCTTGCGAAATAATGCTAACACTTATATTGTTATCGCCCAAGGACCTGAATATTCGAGCGTCAATTCCCACCTTTCCTAGGAGTCCACGACCTTCCAAATTGATCAATGCAACATCCTCTATAACAGATAAGGACTTTATACCTTCTTTATTCGTTTTAGCACTGATTAGAGTTCCCTCATTATCACTTTTAAATGTATTTAATATTCGCAGGGGAATATTTTTTTCAATCAGTGGAATAATTGTTTTTGCATGAAGTATAGTTGCACCAAAATTAGCTAGCTCGTTCGCTTCGCTGTATGAAAGTTCTGATATTCGTTTCGCCTCAGCAACATAATCAGGATTAGCAGTAAATATACCATCTACGTGCGTATAATTTTGAAGCTCCTCAGCATCAAGGTAGTTTGCAATCATGGCAGCAGAATAATTACTTCCGTTCCTCCCCAATGTTGTGGTTTCATTTTCTAAGGTCGAAGCTATAAAACCAGTAATCACCGGAACAGCTTCTTCGCCTAATTGGGAAAACTCGCGTAGCACATTTTCTTTTGAAACCGCCTCGATAACATGGGCATCACCAAATGTATCATCAGTTTTAATAAGCTTTCGCGAATCCATCAATCTGGCGTTGATTCCCTTTCCTATTAAGAGTTTGGTAATTAATTTTGCCGAAATCACTTCCCCATAAGATAATACCTGGTCTCTTATTTTGGCACTATAATCCCCAAGCAAGGAAACACCTTCGAATAATTTGAACAACCCTTCAAACTCTGAAGAGAGGTTCACATTTTTAAATGTATGTGTTTGATAGCTCTCGAACTTCTCAAAATCCTTTGAGTAATCTTTTCCTTCAGCAGCTTTTTCCAGTATCGCCTCTAATTGATCAGTAGCTTTTTCCCTCGCCGATAAAACCACTGCAATATTCTCACCTTTCTTAACCTTGTTGGTTATAATGTTCAACACATGACCTAACCCCTCTCCATTGCTAAGCGATTTTCCGCCAAACTTCAAGACTTTTATTCCTTGAGTTTTTCCATTGGTATTAAAAATACCGTTGAGCAGCTTTTGCATTTGTTCAAACTCAATTAAAAATGCATCATGCCCATGAAGCGATTGCACCTCACCATAGGTAACATTACTTTTCGCCTGTGCCAACTGCTTAAAGGTTTCTTTATTTTCCTTGGCCGTAAAAAAGAGATCAGAATCTACACCTACGATATGGATATTGGTATTACTATTTTGAAGATTAACAAAGGCTGATTCCCCATTTCGTGTAATGTCAATAGTTTTCAATAATTGGTTCATTAATTTATAAGCCGAAACTTGAAAACGATCCTTCAATTTCTCGCCATGGTGCATTAACCAACTTTCAACATTGAATACTTGTAGTTCTTCATTCGTACTCCTTTTGAATCGCTCTTTAAAAGACTCTGGAGTGCGATAGCACAACATGGCATGCATACGCGCATCGTGAACAGGTTGTTTAGAATTTACCAAAAACTGCTCCTGAATTTGACAATTGGCAATCAACCAATCTGTAGATTTCCAATCAGATGCAACAGGAATCAAATGAGTCGTCAAATTTGGATTCAAGGCTGCCATTTCCCAAGCAATACCACCTCCCAGTGAGCCTCCTATCATGGCAAAAAGTTTATCAATTTTCAACTCCTTAAGACCCAATAAAAAAATCCTAGCAACATCTCCTGCAACAAAATCCTTGTAATTTTCAATTACAAATCCGTCATAGCCATTCCCAGGAATATTAAAGGCCATAATTGTATATTTATTGGTATCTATACACTTGCCCTCTCCAATTAGGGCAGACCACCATCCTTCAGGCCCTGTTACATTTGAGTTTCCCGTCAAAGCATGATTAACCAATATTATCGGTGCCTCATGCAAGTTTTTTCCAAAAAGTTGATACGATAGTGAGATATCCTGTTCAACCCCGCTGATGGTTTTATAATTCTTTAATTCTAATTGATGTAGCATTATTAACGTACTCTATAATTATTGATATTCTCCTCTACCCAAAGGGCAAAGGAGAATTTGAAATCTATACCAAAATTGATTTGTCAACGGCTTCGAATGCAGACTCTAAATCTGCCTTTAAATCCTCAATATCCTCTAAACCAACTGATAACCTTATTAAATCTTGACCTACACCTGCAGCTTCCTGCTGTTCTGAAGTCAATTGTTGATGTGTTGTACTTGCTGGATGGATAATCAAAGATTTTGTATCCCCAATATTGGCCAATAACGAGAACACCTGCGTTGCATCTGTCACTTGTTTGGCAGCTTCAAAACCGCCTTTAATTCCAAAAGTGACCAATCCACTTTGTCCTTTTGATAAATACTCCTTGGCAAGATCATTATAAGCACTACTCTCCAAACCAGGATAATTAACCCAAGCAACGTCTTGTCGACCTTCCAACCATTTAGCCAGTTCCAAGGCATTTTCACTGTGTTGTTTAATACGAACCGACAGTGTTTCCAACCCTTGAATAATTTGAAAAGCATTATATGGGCTAAGGGCTCCCCCAAAATCGCGAAGGCCTTCCAAAATCAGTTTAAAAGTAAAAGCAGCTGCACCCAGAGCCTCATGGTAAACTAACCCATGATATCCTGCTGAGGGCTCAGTGAATTCAGGAAACTTGCCATTGGACCAATCAAAGGTTCCTGCATCAATTATTGCTCCTCCCAATGAGTTTCCTTGACCCCCAATATATTTTGTTAACGAGTGAATAACCAAATTCGCCCCATGCTCAATTGGATTCAATAAAGCAGGTGTGGCCACTGTATTATCAACAATAAATGGCACTTTAGCCGCTTTTGCTTGAGCAGAAATACCTTTTAGGTCAAGAACATCCAATTTTGGATTCCCTAATGATTCAACAAAAATAGCCCGCGTATTCTCTTGGACAGCACTACCAAAATTCTCAGGATCCGAGGCATCGACAAAAGTTGTTGTGATACCCAGTCTTGGTAAAGTAACATTCAATAGATTAAAAGTCCCACCATAAAGACTGCTCGACGCGACTATATGATCACCAGCCTTCAATAAAGTTAATAACCCTGTAGAAATTGCAGCCGTCCCTGATGCAAAAACAACCGCACCTACACCACCTTCAATGGCAGCCAAACGATCTTGAAGAATTTGATTCGTTGGATTATTAAGACGCGTATAAATAAACCCTAGCTCCTTTAAGGAAAATAAGTTGGCCGCATGATCTGTATCGTTAAAAACGTACGAGGAAGTTTGGTAAATAGGCACTGCTCTTGTACCACCTGTTTGTGTTGTGTCATGCCCAGCATGCAGTGCATTTGTAGAAAATTTTTGATTACCCATGATTTTAATTTGTTTTAGTTGTTAATTAAATAAATCAAAACACCAGCACCATAATTGCGATGAAGCAATATGGAAAATCAAAAAGTTAAAAAGAAAGAGACAATTACATTTTGTAATTCGTTTCGTTATCTGCCGATATGCTGAATTAATTTCAACAGTTGGTAGAATTTAGCACCTTCTTTATTATAGAAACAAAGGGTTGCTAAGGCTTCATAGGGTCTAATCCCTCCACCTTTCTTGATAACAATTCAATATGTGTTTGAACTTTTGAACGACAAATATAAGGCCGCAACTTTGGTTTTTCCTAATCTTTTATGAAAATTATATCTTAAATGCTGCTTTCACCTCATCAACCATATCCAATTTCTCCCATGTGAACAGTTCAACCTCTGTTTCTATTCTGCCATTGTATGGTGATTCAAAAACTTTAGTAATCACCTTAGGCTCTTTACCCATATGACCGTAGGCTGCTGTTTCCAAATAAATTGGGTTTCGCAGCTTTAACCGTTCCTCAATGGCAAAAGGTCGCATATCGAATAATTGGGAGACTATTTCCGCAATTTCTCCATCACTTTTATCAACCTTAGAGGTTCCATACGTGTTTACGAAAATAGAGGTTGGCTCCACTACACCTATTGCATAACTCACCTGCACTAAAACTTCATCCGAAATGCCAGCTGCCACAAGGTTTTTTGCGATATGACGTGCTGCATAGGCTGCACTTCTATCTACCTTGCTTGGGTCTTTGCCACTAAATGCACCGCCACCATGGGCGCCTTTTCCACCATAAGTATCAACAATTATCTTTCTACCTGTAAGACCCGTATCCCCATGAGGTCCACCAATCACAAATTTCCCTGTAGGATTGATATGATATTTTATTTGATCATCAAACAGGGTCTGCATATTCGAAGGCAATTGATTAACGACGAGTGGAATCAGGATTGATATGATATCATCTTTGATTTTGGCCAACATTTTATCATCATTGGCATCAAATTGATCATGTTGAGTAGAAACTACTATAGTATCTATTCGTTGAGGAACATTATCATCAGAATACTCAATGGTCACCTGTGCTTTTGCATCCGGTCTTAAATAAGCTATTTCATTTCCTTCACGTCTCAAGTCTGCCAAGGTCTGCAAAATTCTATGAGAAATATCAAGAGCTAAGGGCATATAATTTTCGGTTTCTTTTGTAGCATAACCAAACATCATTCCTTGGTCCCCTGCACCTTGTTCTTCTTTTGAACCTCTATCAACACCTTGGTTAATGTCCTGTGATTGTTCATGAATCAAAGAAATAACTCCGCATGAATCTCCACTAAACTGGTACTCCCCTTTAGTATAGCCTATCTTATTGATAACATTCCTGGCAATATTCTGAACATCCAGATAGGTATGACTTTTTACTTCTCCGGCCAAAACTACTTGACCAGTTGTCACCAATGTTTCACAAGCCACTTTGCTTTCGGGGTCAAAAGCCAAAAAACTATCCAACAAAGCATCACTGATTTGATCCGCAACTTTGTCCGGATGCCCTTCACTAACAGATTCTGAGGTAAATAAATATGCCATTATTCTATACTATAATTATAGGAAAAAATGAAATGATTGCAGGTGAAGCGTAGTTACTGATATTTTTCAGTAGGTACTGCTTTAGCATTTTATGAAGTTGAGAACTTCGAGGTTGCAATCAGTCAAATCTTTCCTCTTGATGTCGATGGCAAAAGTATGAATTTAGTTTTGTTCTAAAAATGGTTTAACAATAATTTATTGTGCTCTAAAGATTATACTTCACAGTAAAAAGCACATATCGCGGCTGTACAAAATAGGATTGTGTTGCGTAGAATAATTCATTCGTACTATCACTATTCAAAGAATCGGTATCAAGTAAGTTCGTACCCTTTAACCCAAATTCCCATTTACTATCTGCTTTTTGGTAACTTAAATTGGACTCTAAAAAGCCGTAGGTGTTTTTAATTGTATTTTCTTTATCTGTATACTGATAATAATCGTAATCAAGATTGAAAATAAAATTCTTAAAAAGGGGGGTGTCAAACTTTACAAAGGGCCTTTTGGTGTAAAAGGTTGTTTCTAAGTCAGCATTTTTATAATTATTGACCATATATCTGTAACCTAATTCCAAATTTGGGGCATTACTGAAATTAGTCGATAATGAGGTAGTATAACTTTGGGTAAACGAATCTGAAGTTTGCTGCTCCCCTCCTATAAGGTTGTTTGTTGTTGACCATGCAACATTGCCCCGAAAAGAACCTTTTATCTTTCCAAAAGTACGTTCATACCTACCCATTGCCGATAATGATTCATCTTTAAAATTTGAATTTATGGTAGTCCCGACTCTATTGATTCCGACAATTTCTGAACTGTTTTTAAAGGCATCAATCTTTTTAGTGTAAACGATATTCCCAAAAATATTCGTGAAATTGAACATATTGAAACTAAAGAAATTCAGCGACAGATTATGGTTTAAAGCACTTTCCAAATCACGATTGCCCCTATAGATCGAATTATAGGAATTAAGTACATATGCCAGGGCAAATTTATTCACATCGGTAAAAGCACGGGTCATCTGGTAATTGAACCTTAAATTCTCAGATTTTTTGAGTTGCATATTTATATACATATCGGGCAAAAAAGAAGTCAGCTTATCGGTAACCTCTGTATCTGACTGAAGATTTTTTGCTGTGTATGTATGCAATGTGGCCCCAGGATTGAAAGTGAAAATCCCTGTAATAAATTTATAATGAAAACCCATGTACAAATCTGAAACGGAGTATGTAATATCGTTTTCAAAGTCATTACCCGTTAAGGTCAATGCACTGGCATTATCCAATATTTGATAAATGGAGGAATTGAAATTCTGATGGCTTTGAGTGGTACCCAAAGTAAGGTTCAAATTGCTTTTACTTCCTAAAATATGGTAATAATCAATTTTTGCATCCACCTTATTCGTGAATGTCTTTTTTGCTTGATTTAAATCGTACATTTCTTGGTCGGTAACCACAGGAAAAATATCAGAAAAAGCAAACTCCCTTCTTAGAGCTTCATAGAATGGGTCTTCGGCTTGGTACAAATACTGGGCTTCGACAGCAAAAATATTCTTGTCGTTCATTGTATAGTACAGATTCACATTTTGATTTATTGATGTAGGTTTTTGCTTTTTCTCTTCAACTATTTCATCTACAATATCAGATACTGAAAGCACATCTATTGTTTCAAAATCATCTGATTGTTTCAAAAACAAATCGTAATCCATTTGAAAATCATCATTGGGTTTAAATCTTGTACTTAACTTAGCCAACCCTAAATGAACGGTTTGATCAGTTTTAGTAGAAGCCTCTTCTATTTCATTACTGGAAATGAAGGTTGTACTTTTTTGGGTTTCCATTAATGTCCCAGTATAGGAATAAATACCAAAACCACTTAAATCCCAGGCTTTATTTGGAGAATAACTCACATTTACCGCAGCAAATTTAGTTTCAAGGTCTTTGGCCCTATTATTCTGCATTGTTGAAAGCCCCAATGCATCTGAACCTGTACCAATACTACTTCCCCCACGAGAGTTCAAATTTCTAAAGCCGCCAGTAAAATTTCTGTAATCGCGTCGAGTAAAAGGCACTTCGCCCACATTATTCATATCTGTTATGATATTGATACTGCCCTTAGGCGAGTAATAAAATAGTTTAGGGTGTGCCAGATATCGGGCTTCTGGACCATATCCTGCCG contains:
- a CDS encoding TonB-dependent receptor produces the protein MKRILFCIAFFGVMVSCLAQEVLLTGIVSDSTGTNIEMANVIAINDETKGLESYGITNHSGRYKLNLKMNVAYTVKISYIGFATEVFAITPVAKEITKDFTLNQQVNMLDDVEVTYEMPVSVKGDTIVYDTDAFVTGTEKKLKDVLENLPGIEVNDNGQIEVEGKTVQKVMVEGKDFFDGDSKLAVENIPADALSKVEVLKNYNEISQMRGLTNDDDNVALNIKLKEGKKNFWFGEITAGYGPEARYLAHPKLFYYSPKGSINIITDMNNVGEVPFTRRDYRNFTGGFRNLNSRGGSSIGTGSDALGLSTMQNNRAKDLETKFAAVNVSYSPNKAWDLSGFGIYSYTGTLMETQKSTTFISSNEIEEASTKTDQTVHLGLAKLSTRFKPNDDFQMDYDLFLKQSDDFETIDVLSVSDIVDEIVEEKKQKPTSINQNVNLYYTMNDKNIFAVEAQYLYQAEDPFYEALRREFAFSDIFPVVTDQEMYDLNQAKKTFTNKVDAKIDYYHILGSKSNLNLTLGTTQSHQNFNSSIYQILDNASALTLTGNDFENDITYSVSDLYMGFHYKFITGIFTFNPGATLHTYTAKNLQSDTEVTDKLTSFLPDMYINMQLKKSENLRFNYQMTRAFTDVNKFALAYVLNSYNSIYRGNRDLESALNHNLSLNFFSFNMFNFTNIFGNIVYTKKIDAFKNSSEIVGINRVGTTINSNFKDESLSAMGRYERTFGKIKGSFRGNVAWSTTNNLIGGEQQTSDSFTQSYTTSLSTNFSNAPNLELGYRYMVNNYKNADLETTFYTKRPFVKFDTPLFKNFIFNLDYDYYQYTDKENTIKNTYGFLESNLSYQKADSKWEFGLKGTNLLDTDSLNSDSTNELFYATQSYFVQPRYVLFTVKYNL